Sequence from the Sphingobacteriaceae bacterium GW460-11-11-14-LB5 genome:
GGATCGCACATTATCCGGTTAGTAATAAAAGATGATAAAATTGTTGGCGAAGAGCGTTTGCTGGAAGGCAAAGGCGAACGTTTCCGCGATATGGTAGAGGGTAAAGACGGAGCGCTTTATTCAGTAACCGATAATGGCCACTTGTTTAGAATAGCGAAGAAGTAAGTTAAGTAATTATAAAATATAGATCCCGAGTTCATTTATGGAGCTCGGGATTTTTTATTTTAAGCTCATTGTTCGTTGTTTTTTGAAAAAGTGGGGTTCTGCTTTTCATGGCATTTTCAGTCCCGCTGTCCGTTTTAGTCCCGATTTTCAATCGGGAGCTGCCACTACCATCGGGTTTATTCACCACGGCTAGCAGCACAATCGGTGCCACCTAAACCCGACCGTAGCGAGATGCCGATTTTTTTAATCGGCAGAAGCGGGGGCGGGATTGTACAGACCTAAATGTTGCTGTTGCTTTCCAAATCACTTCAAAAAATGACACGTGATATCTCTTTTTTTAACCATTTGACCGAAACGTAACTTCCAAACTATACTTATCGATAAAATATATTTTTTCCATCCAAACCTGATAAGTTTTTAAGAATTTTTAATAAATCTTTTATTAGCTTTACCATATGCAGGCTGTAAACTATGAAAACGAAACAAGCTATGGTAATTTAGAATTGCTTGCACAGCAAGTAGTAGAAGGTTTTATTACCGGACTGCATAAAAGTCCGTTTCATGGCTTTTCGGTCGAATTTGCCGAACACCGTCAGTATAATAATGGCGATAATGTTAAAAATATCGACTGGAAATTATACGCCAAAACGGATAAACTTTACAGTAAACGTTTCGAAGAAGAAACCAATTTGCGTTGTCAGTTTGTGATTGATGTTTCCTCATCAATGTACTTCCCCGAACCCAAAAATAATAAACTGATTTTCTCCATACAGGCAACTGCATCATTAATGTACCTGCTGAAGAAACAGCGCGATGCCTTTGGTTTAAGCTTATTTACGGATGAAATATTGTTGAATTCGCCGGCAAAGTCGACTACGGTACACCAGAAATATTTATTTACACAATTAGAAGACCTGCTGCACAAACCTAAGGTAAATGCGCAGACAAATTTAAGCGAAGCTTTGCATCAGGTTGCCGAATTAATTCATAAACGCTCTTTGGTTATTATTTTTAGCGATTTATTTAATACGCAGACCAGTACAGCTAAAACGGATGAATTTTTTGATGCCCTGCAGCATTTAAAATTTAACAAACACGAAGTGGTGGTTTTTAACGTGGTGGATAAATCAAAAGAAGTTGATTTCAATTTTGAGAACCGCCCATACCAGTTTATCGATATGGAAACCGGCGAAACGATTAAAGTGCACACCAATCAGGTAAAGGAAAATTATACTGCGGCGGTTTCTACTTACCGGCAGCAGATTGCACTAAAATGTGCCCAATATAAAATCGACTTAATTGATGCCGATATGAATGATGGCTTTTATCCGGTCCTTCAGTCTTATTTAATCAAACGGCAGAAATTAGGCTAAAATTTTGATGCAAACAACACCGGTTCAGTGCTGTTTAATAAAACGATTTAAATTTTAAACTCCCTAATATGTTAGAAAAAGGCGCTATAGCACCAGATTTCGAATTGAATGCTACTCCCGATCAGAAAATAAAACTTCAAGATTTTAAAGGTAAAAACGTTATCCTGGCTTTTTATCCTGCCGACTGGAGCCCGGTATGCAGCGACCAAATGGCACTTTATAACGAGATGTTAAAATATTTTAATAAGTATGATGCCCAGATTTTCGGTGTTTCTGTCGACAGCGTTTGGTGCCACCTCGCTTTCGAAGAAAATAGAAAATTGCATTTCCCCTTATTGGCCGATTTTGAACCAAAAGGCGCCGTGTCAAAAGCTTATGGTGTGTATGATGAAGAACTTGGCGAAAGTAAAAGGGCACTTTTTGTGATTGATAAAGAAGGGAAAATTGCCTGGAGTTATTTATCGCCAATAGCCGTTAATCCTGGTGCTGACGGAATTTTAGAAGCATTAGAGGAATTAGATAAGAAATAAGTTATGAGTACTTTAAAACCTGAAATCAATAATCAAGATCATGTCCAGGGCGATGATTCGGCTAGTGTAACCATTGTGGAGTTTGGCGATTATCAATGCCCTTATTGCGGCAATGCCTATCCGATTATGAAGGAAATTGAGGAAACATTTGGCCATCAGATCAGATTCATCTTCCGGCATTTTCCCTTGGCAAATGCCCATGAATTTGCGTTTCCAGGGGCCATTGCTGCAGAAGCGGCAGGTTTGCAAGGTAAGTTTTGGGAAATGCACGATGCACTCTACGAAAATCAATACCGCCTGGATGGTGAGCTGTTCGACGAATTGGCTGAAACCATTGGTTTAGATTTGGAGCTGTTTCAGCAAGACAGCACTTCAGAAGAGATTAAACGAAAAATAGAAGATGATTTTGATAGTGGTGTACGGAGTGGTGTAAATGGAACGCCTTCTTTTTACGTAAACGGGACTAAATTTGACGGGGGTGCAACAGACCTTTACCAGATGCTTAAAGAAAGTGCTGAATAACTTGCCAAAGAAGTCAATTTTGTTGGCAACAGGCTATTTAAACTTGATTTCTTCTAAAACAAAAAACCTCATGTATTTTGCAATACATGAGGTATCAGATAAGGGTAACCGGAAAACTAAAAAACTAATTATGAGTTTTTAGAATTTAACAAAATTGAAATCGCTTCGTGTTTTGTTATTTCAAAGGTGCACTTCATTTATGAAGTTTTAGTGAAGAAAACCTCACCTTATCGCAGTTGCAATACTTATGTTACAACTGAAAATAAATATAAAAGCGGTTGCATCATAAATATAAAATTGTCATCCTGAGCCTGTCGAAGGGTTTGTTTAAATGACTTGTAAAGCATTTCCATTACTTTCCTGAATCAACGTGACAAATTGGAAAGGGAAATCACAAATATGATACAGCCTCTTTCTGACGATTAGGTTCATTACTTTTTCGAATACATCTCTTGTAGCTGCGCTAATGCCGCTACCAATTTATCCTCATCACCTGCTAAACAATAATATTTAATTCCATTTTTATCGTTATCAGGCTCATCTTCACGTTTGTCGAAAACCGGATAGATTGATTTAATTTTGTTGCTGGTTTGTTCCGGACTAACTTTGAATCCTTTCCAGGCGGTTAATTGTGATTTGCTGGTGGTTTCTTCTTTGGCATGATCTGAACTGGCAAAGGTTTTTCCAACGGTAAAAACCCCGTAATTCATTTCCTCATCAATGGAAAATGAATTTGCTGTAATGGTAAATGTAGTTTCAATACCCTTACGTAAAATGTGATCGGTTCCGCCGATGGCTTTTGCCAGCAGTTGATTGATGGTTTTAACGATTTCGGCCTTTGTTTGTGCGTAGCCGCTGAGTGTGGCAGCCAGCAGGAAGACCAGTGTGAGTGTTGTTTTCATAATTCTTTAAGGTTAAATATTTGTGTGTATCTAAATTTAAAGAATTATTTTATTAAAACTAAAAGAGCAGGCTCAAGCCTGCTCTTTTTTGCGCTTAAATTTTAGATGTTGTCTTGCTGTCCCGAAGCTTTGGGATCAGCATCTTTTTGTCTAAGACCCTGAAATAAATTTACTCCGTAGCTTTTCGCTGCGCTACAGGTCAGGGTGACGTCTTGGATTAATTACTCGCGACGAATGATATTACAAATTACCCCTCAATTCCTGCTCACGCTCTAAGGATTCAAATAAAGCTTTAAAGTTGCCCGCACCAAAACTTTGTGCGCCTTTACGCTGAATAACCTCGAAGAAAAGGGTAGGACGGTCTTCAACTGGTTTAGTGAAAATTTGCAATAAATACCCTTCTTCATCACAATCGACTAAAATGCCAAGGCTTTCTAATAAGGCTATTTCTTCATCAATTTTGCCTACACGTTGTGGCATCATATCGTAATAAGCTTCTGGTGGCGCACTTAAAAACTCCACACCACGCGCTTTCAGTTCTTTAACCGTTTTAACAATATCTTTAGTGGCTACAGCAATATGCTGAACACCTTCACCTTCGTAATATTCCAGGTATTCTTCAATCTGCGATTTCTTTTTGCCTTCGGCAGGTTCATTAATCGGGAATTTCGAATAGCCATTTCCGTTACTCATCACCTTACTCATCAAAGCCGAATATTCAGTGTTAATCTGCTTATCATCAAAAGATAAAATGTTAACAAAACCCATTACGTCTTCGTACCATTGTACGGCTTCATTCATGCGGTTCCAGCCTACATTACCCACACAATGGTCGATATATAAAAGCCCAGCATCAGCAGGTTGATAATCGCTTTCCCATACCCGGTAACCTGGCATAAAAGTTCCATTATAATTTTTACGCTCAATAAACATGTGTACTGTTTCGCCATAAGTGTAAATACCACTCATTTTAAGCTCTCCGTTTTCATCCGTTAAGGTTTGAGGGGCCAGATAGGGTTTTGCACCACGTTTTGTGGTTTCTTCAAAGGCACTGTAAGCATCGTCTACCCAAAGGGCCAATACTTTTACACCATCGCCATGTTTTTTTACATGCTCTGCTATTGGATGATCTGATTTTAATGCCGTCGTTAAAATCAGTCTGATTTTTCCTTGTTGCAACACGTAGGATGAACGATCACGAACGCCTGTTTCAGGTCCGGCATAAGCCAAACTTTGAAATCCAAATGCCGTTTTGTAGTAGTGTGCTGCTTGTTTGGCATTACCTACGTAAAATTCGATATAATCTGTTCCGTTAATAGGCAGAAAATCTGGTGCTTTTGATATTTTTTCTGCAAATGTTTGTGTTTCCATTGTTGTTATTATTAAGTCCGAGGTCGGAGGTCCGAAGTCGGATGTGCTATTGTTTTAAATATTGGATGATTGCTTATTTATCTGCTCTTTATCTTCGGGCTCCGGTCTCCCGACTTCC
This genomic interval carries:
- a CDS encoding DUF58 domain-containing protein; this translates as MQAVNYENETSYGNLELLAQQVVEGFITGLHKSPFHGFSVEFAEHRQYNNGDNVKNIDWKLYAKTDKLYSKRFEEETNLRCQFVIDVSSSMYFPEPKNNKLIFSIQATASLMYLLKKQRDAFGLSLFTDEILLNSPAKSTTVHQKYLFTQLEDLLHKPKVNAQTNLSEALHQVAELIHKRSLVIIFSDLFNTQTSTAKTDEFFDALQHLKFNKHEVVVFNVVDKSKEVDFNFENRPYQFIDMETGETIKVHTNQVKENYTAAVSTYRQQIALKCAQYKIDLIDADMNDGFYPVLQSYLIKRQKLG
- a CDS encoding peroxiredoxin; amino-acid sequence: MLEKGAIAPDFELNATPDQKIKLQDFKGKNVILAFYPADWSPVCSDQMALYNEMLKYFNKYDAQIFGVSVDSVWCHLAFEENRKLHFPLLADFEPKGAVSKAYGVYDEELGESKRALFVIDKEGKIAWSYLSPIAVNPGADGILEALEELDKK
- a CDS encoding disulfide bond formation protein DsbA, which translates into the protein MSTLKPEINNQDHVQGDDSASVTIVEFGDYQCPYCGNAYPIMKEIEETFGHQIRFIFRHFPLANAHEFAFPGAIAAEAAGLQGKFWEMHDALYENQYRLDGELFDELAETIGLDLELFQQDSTSEEIKRKIEDDFDSGVRSGVNGTPSFYVNGTKFDGGATDLYQMLKESAE
- a CDS encoding 4-hydroxyphenylpyruvate dioxygenase, which gives rise to METQTFAEKISKAPDFLPINGTDYIEFYVGNAKQAAHYYKTAFGFQSLAYAGPETGVRDRSSYVLQQGKIRLILTTALKSDHPIAEHVKKHGDGVKVLALWVDDAYSAFEETTKRGAKPYLAPQTLTDENGELKMSGIYTYGETVHMFIERKNYNGTFMPGYRVWESDYQPADAGLLYIDHCVGNVGWNRMNEAVQWYEDVMGFVNILSFDDKQINTEYSALMSKVMSNGNGYSKFPINEPAEGKKKSQIEEYLEYYEGEGVQHIAVATKDIVKTVKELKARGVEFLSAPPEAYYDMMPQRVGKIDEEIALLESLGILVDCDEEGYLLQIFTKPVEDRPTLFFEVIQRKGAQSFGAGNFKALFESLEREQELRGNL